One window of the Thermodesulfobacteriota bacterium genome contains the following:
- a CDS encoding ATP-binding cassette domain-containing protein, with protein MPAIEVKELTKNYDGVEAVKGVSFEVEEGETFGFLGPNGAGKTTTINVLCTLLSPSSGTAAVNGHDCLAQPQKVRSSIGLVFQEVTLDNELTAYENLKFHGYMYNMERRLLEERIQEMLDVVGLGERRDDIVKTFSGGMKRRLEVARGLLHRPKVLFLDEPTLGLDPQTRSHVWEFISGLKERNGNTVFMTTHYMEEAEACDRIAIIDHGRIIACASPEELKSSIEGDTIYLRTDDDEKAGREIKEKFGVEAKKLKAGLALVVEGGEKFIPKLFSGLTTGIVAVNLKRPTLDDVFLHLTGREIRDASTQRR; from the coding sequence ATGCCTGCAATAGAGGTAAAAGAGCTTACCAAGAACTACGACGGCGTAGAGGCCGTTAAGGGGGTCTCCTTCGAGGTAGAGGAGGGGGAGACCTTCGGCTTCCTCGGCCCCAACGGCGCCGGCAAGACCACCACCATAAACGTCCTCTGCACGCTCCTCTCCCCGAGCTCCGGCACGGCCGCGGTCAACGGACACGACTGCCTTGCCCAACCCCAGAAAGTACGCTCCTCCATAGGGCTCGTCTTCCAGGAGGTCACCCTCGATAACGAGCTAACCGCCTACGAAAACCTGAAGTTCCACGGCTACATGTACAATATGGAAAGAAGGCTCCTCGAGGAGAGGATACAGGAGATGCTCGACGTGGTGGGGCTCGGGGAGAGGCGGGACGATATCGTCAAGACCTTCTCCGGGGGGATGAAGAGGAGGCTTGAGGTCGCGCGCGGCCTCCTGCACAGGCCGAAGGTCCTTTTCCTGGACGAGCCCACGCTCGGGCTCGACCCCCAGACCCGGAGCCACGTCTGGGAGTTCATAAGCGGGCTGAAGGAGAGAAATGGCAACACGGTCTTCATGACCACGCACTACATGGAGGAGGCCGAGGCGTGCGACCGTATAGCCATAATAGACCACGGCCGCATAATAGCGTGCGCGAGCCCCGAGGAGCTTAAAAGCTCCATAGAGGGGGACACCATATACCTCCGGACCGACGACGACGAGAAGGCCGGAAGAGAGATAAAGGAAAAGTTCGGGGTCGAAGCGAAAAAACTCAAGGCAGGGCTCGCGCTCGTCGTGGAGGGGGGAGAAAAGTTCATCCCGAAACTCTTCAGTGGCCTTACCACCGGGATAGTAGCGGTTAACCTGAAGAGGCCGACCCTCGACGACGTGTTCCTGCATCTTACGGGCAGGGAGATACGGGACGCTTCGACTCAGCGGCGATAG
- a CDS encoding inorganic phosphate transporter has product MVDPLVLIVLVVVAALLFDFANGWNDAANAIATVVSTRVLSPLAAVLLAGGLNFVGAYLSTKVAKTIGGSLVDPTMISMTVILAAMLGAFLWTFMMTRVGMPISGSHSLIGGLLGAVVFAKGFSVLKMGGVYKVLTALLLSPIFGLGVGFLFMVLIMHLCKNVAPSIVNKYFGKLQLISVSFMALSHGTNDAQKVMGIITMALLSGGFIDTLEVPFWVITACALMMGLGTATGGWRVIKTLGLQLSKIKPVHGFAAESAASVVLLSAASMGAPVSTTHVITSCIMGVGSTRRLSAVRWGIGKKILYAWVLTLPACAIMAGAIYHALKLVLGA; this is encoded by the coding sequence ATGGTTGACCCGTTAGTCCTTATAGTACTAGTCGTCGTGGCGGCGCTGCTCTTCGACTTCGCAAACGGGTGGAACGACGCGGCCAACGCGATCGCGACCGTGGTTTCGACGAGGGTCCTCTCGCCGCTGGCCGCCGTCCTTCTGGCCGGCGGGCTCAACTTCGTCGGCGCATACCTCTCCACAAAGGTCGCCAAGACCATAGGTGGAAGCCTCGTGGACCCGACAATGATAAGCATGACGGTAATACTCGCCGCCATGCTCGGGGCCTTCCTCTGGACCTTCATGATGACCAGGGTGGGCATGCCCATAAGCGGCTCCCACTCGCTCATAGGGGGGCTCCTCGGAGCGGTCGTATTCGCCAAGGGCTTTTCCGTCTTGAAGATGGGGGGGGTCTACAAGGTCTTGACCGCGCTCCTCCTCTCCCCGATATTCGGCCTTGGCGTGGGCTTCCTGTTTATGGTGCTTATCATGCATCTCTGCAAGAACGTGGCCCCCTCCATCGTGAACAAGTACTTCGGCAAGCTCCAGCTCATCTCCGTCAGCTTTATGGCCCTTAGCCACGGCACCAACGACGCGCAGAAGGTTATGGGCATAATCACGATGGCGCTCTTAAGCGGCGGTTTTATAGACACCCTCGAGGTCCCGTTCTGGGTCATAACCGCGTGCGCGCTCATGATGGGACTTGGTACGGCTACCGGCGGGTGGCGCGTTATAAAGACGCTCGGGCTGCAACTCTCGAAGATAAAGCCGGTCCACGGCTTCGCCGCCGAGAGCGCGGCCTCGGTGGTCCTCCTCTCGGCCGCCAGCATGGGCGCCCCGGTCAGCACCACCCACGTCATAACGTCGTGCATCATGGGCGTGGGCTCGACGAGGAGGCTCTCGGCCGTAAGGTGGGGCATAGGCAAGAAGATACTCTACGCCTGGGTGCTGACGCTCCCGGCATGTGCTATAATGGCGGGGGCCATCTACCATGCACTTAAACTCGTCTTAGGCGCGTAG
- a CDS encoding DUF47 family protein — translation MFGLIPKNNNFFEFFDRAANNILVGARLLTELMEEGGDVTEKAKLIKDVEHEGDRITHETMKTLNQTFVTPIDREDIHALISGLDDVIDLMDSVTSKFHLYRVSEFPSEARELGRILFKSAEETVRAVSYLEKMDKTIHHICIELNSLENEADRITRSAIARLFDEEKDPIAVIKWKDLFETLEEAADKFEDVANILEGIVVKHA, via the coding sequence ATGTTCGGCCTTATACCGAAAAACAATAACTTCTTCGAGTTCTTCGACCGGGCGGCCAATAACATCCTCGTCGGGGCGAGGTTGCTTACGGAACTCATGGAGGAGGGCGGGGACGTCACCGAGAAGGCGAAGCTCATAAAGGACGTCGAGCACGAGGGTGACAGGATAACCCACGAGACGATGAAAACGCTCAACCAGACCTTCGTGACCCCCATAGACAGGGAGGACATACACGCGCTCATCTCGGGGCTCGACGACGTGATAGACCTTATGGACTCGGTCACGAGCAAGTTCCACCTCTACAGGGTGAGCGAGTTTCCGTCCGAGGCCAGGGAGCTGGGCCGCATACTCTTCAAGTCGGCCGAGGAGACCGTAAGGGCCGTCAGCTACCTCGAGAAGATGGACAAGACCATCCACCACATATGCATAGAGTTGAACAGCCTCGAGAACGAGGCCGACCGCATAACCAGGTCGGCCATAGCGCGGCTCTTCGATGAGGAGAAGGACCCCATAGCGGTCATAAAGTGGAAGGACCTCTTCGAGACCCTCGAGGAAGCGGCCGACAAGTTCGAGGACGTGGCCAACATACTCGAGGGCATAGTGGTGAAGCATGCATGA
- a CDS encoding ATP-binding protein, giving the protein MEEVAILNTIASEMQVGVLVLDRAGSVLYANPFFSNSFSTVGGERGEARGKPVGELIRNAGLLKAIRTFGSAEPRCSAANIEINEGERIFNVRMVRLEESDNTLLFIRDITEEKRVEAIKRDFVANVSHELRTPLASIKGYSETLLDGGMDDRKTLREFLGVIDRHATRMSRLIDDLLILSRVESQEVSVVSERLDIGELIRSIAPGFEKEARDRGVRLSVDREDGLPDVLADRDRLEQVVVNLLDNAIKYTPSGGRVNVRVLGEDGTVRVDVEDTGIGIPPEDIARIFERFYRVDKARSRELGGTGLGLAIVKHIVHGFNGRVWVESTPGEGSTFSFSLAPAAPPAP; this is encoded by the coding sequence ATGGAAGAGGTAGCCATACTCAATACCATAGCGAGCGAGATGCAGGTCGGGGTGCTGGTGCTCGACAGGGCGGGCTCGGTCCTCTATGCCAACCCGTTCTTTTCAAACTCTTTTTCCACTGTGGGTGGGGAGAGGGGGGAGGCCAGGGGAAAGCCCGTAGGCGAGCTTATAAGGAACGCCGGACTTTTGAAAGCCATACGCACCTTCGGCTCTGCGGAGCCCCGGTGCTCCGCCGCGAACATAGAGATAAACGAGGGCGAGAGGATCTTTAACGTCCGCATGGTACGCCTCGAGGAGAGCGACAATACACTGCTCTTCATCCGCGACATAACCGAGGAGAAGAGAGTAGAGGCCATAAAGAGGGACTTTGTCGCGAACGTATCCCATGAACTCCGGACCCCGCTTGCCAGCATAAAGGGATATTCCGAGACCCTGCTTGACGGCGGCATGGACGACAGGAAGACCCTTAGGGAGTTCCTCGGGGTGATAGACAGGCACGCCACGCGCATGTCGCGCCTGATAGACGACCTGCTTATTCTCTCCAGGGTCGAGTCGCAGGAGGTCTCCGTGGTCTCCGAGCGGCTCGACATAGGCGAGCTTATCCGCTCCATAGCACCGGGCTTCGAGAAGGAGGCAAGGGACAGGGGTGTCCGCCTCTCGGTGGACCGGGAAGACGGCCTCCCGGACGTCCTGGCCGACAGGGACAGGCTCGAACAGGTGGTGGTCAATCTCCTCGATAACGCCATCAAGTACACGCCCTCGGGCGGGCGGGTCAACGTCAGGGTGCTCGGCGAGGACGGCACCGTAAGGGTGGACGTGGAGGATACGGGCATAGGCATACCGCCCGAGGACATAGCCAGGATATTCGAGCGCTTCTACAGGGTGGACAAGGCCAGGAGCCGGGAGCTCGGGGGCACCGGGCTGGGGCTGGCCATAGTAAAGCACATCGTTCACGGTTTTAACGGCAGGGTCTGGGTGGAGAGCACCCCCGGCGAGGGCTCCACCTTCAGCTTCTCCCTCGCCCCCGCCGCCCCCCCCGCGCCTTAG
- a CDS encoding response regulator yields MKPKANILAVDDEPDILNLLEYNLRKAGFGVVTAKDGPEALELTAQERPDLIILDIMLPNMEGTEVLKRLKADGSLSHIPVIMLTAKGEEVDRILGLELGCEDYITKPFSPREMILRVKAVLKRRSSAAPGDTLRFGELGIDPARHRVTVRGKEVELTSTEFRLVSALAAAGGRVLSRDTLLDRAWGRDCYVTPRTVDTHVRRLRAKLKGAGKYIETVRGAGYRFSEG; encoded by the coding sequence TTGAAGCCGAAGGCTAATATACTCGCGGTAGACGACGAGCCCGATATCCTGAACCTCCTGGAGTACAACCTGAGGAAGGCCGGCTTCGGGGTGGTGACGGCAAAGGACGGCCCCGAAGCGCTTGAGCTCACCGCTCAAGAGAGGCCCGACCTGATAATCCTCGATATCATGCTTCCCAACATGGAGGGGACCGAGGTCTTGAAAAGGCTCAAGGCCGACGGGTCGCTCTCTCATATCCCGGTCATAATGCTCACGGCCAAGGGAGAAGAGGTGGACAGGATCCTCGGCCTCGAACTCGGCTGCGAGGACTACATAACGAAGCCCTTCAGCCCGAGGGAGATGATACTGAGGGTAAAGGCCGTTTTGAAGCGGAGGTCCTCCGCGGCTCCGGGCGACACGCTCCGCTTCGGGGAGCTCGGCATAGACCCGGCCAGGCACAGGGTCACGGTCAGGGGAAAAGAGGTCGAGCTTACCTCGACCGAGTTCAGGCTTGTCTCCGCCCTTGCCGCGGCCGGCGGGAGGGTGCTGTCGAGGGACACGCTCCTCGACAGGGCCTGGGGCCGGGACTGCTACGTCACGCCGAGGACCGTGGACACCCACGTAAGGAGGCTCCGGGCCAAGCTCAAGGGCGCGGGCAAGTACATAGAGACCGTCAGGGGCGCGGGCTACAGGTTCTCGGAAGGGTAG
- a CDS encoding arsenate reductase ArsC translates to MSNILFVCVGNTCRSQMAEGFARAVKGGSVEVKSAGTSAMGIVNRATAEAMREAGVDISGQTSDQLTDEMLVWADVVVTLGCCAAEELCPVGFRGKKIDWPIEDPLGRPVEVIRRVRDDIEKRVRELIEAEG, encoded by the coding sequence ATGTCTAATATACTGTTCGTATGCGTGGGCAACACCTGCAGGAGCCAGATGGCCGAGGGCTTTGCCAGGGCCGTAAAGGGCGGGTCGGTGGAGGTCAAGAGCGCCGGGACCTCGGCCATGGGCATCGTCAACAGGGCCACGGCCGAGGCCATGAGGGAGGCCGGGGTGGATATCTCCGGGCAGACGTCCGACCAGCTTACCGACGAGATGCTCGTGTGGGCCGACGTGGTCGTAACGCTCGGCTGCTGCGCGGCCGAAGAGCTCTGCCCGGTAGGGTTCAGGGGGAAGAAGATCGACTGGCCAATAGAGGACCCGCTCGGAAGACCCGTAGAGGTAATCAGGAGGGTCAGGGACGACATAGAGAAGAGGGTACGGGAGTTGATTGAAGCCGAAGGCTAA
- a CDS encoding porin, translating into MKSVRGLIVAIAAVAAVAISLPTPAGAFLLGEPTDGYKLKLGAESDIKLRVRLQPRLDFGDIRTNRAGTAYSSHDDFYSRRTRFETSGHITEKLKFNVTFAADKWEKKSQDEEIYLYYAYLDYKFSPALSIRFGKHKLPYSRVSRVSSSKQLLVERPASTEKAKKLFGNYHPYNQPALKVEGRAMHGLMGYALAVAEGWEDGETIRSGRSVDDADLLYAGRLELSPPGWVEGKNGKKGKKSDAHLGEGRHLTFGLSLASQDSIEYRENGYEEDRELFGFDVSFHRGPFTLQFEYIRWEEDSDDPAVDEKEPEGWYVQAGYFFERYALEPAVRYEVYDQDTDSSSMEEKTTTVGVNWYAKGHSVKLGMNWVHTSYDRNAGGRLARDDDRDVFQVQGQFYF; encoded by the coding sequence ATGAAGAGCGTGAGAGGGTTAATAGTAGCGATAGCGGCGGTCGCAGCGGTAGCTATCTCCCTGCCAACTCCCGCCGGTGCATTTCTTCTCGGCGAGCCCACCGACGGCTACAAGCTGAAGCTCGGCGCGGAGAGCGACATAAAGCTAAGGGTAAGGCTCCAGCCGAGGCTCGACTTCGGCGACATACGGACGAACAGGGCCGGCACGGCCTATAGCTCGCATGACGATTTTTACTCCCGGAGGACGCGTTTCGAAACCTCCGGGCACATAACGGAAAAGCTCAAGTTCAACGTCACCTTCGCGGCCGATAAGTGGGAGAAGAAGAGCCAGGACGAGGAGATCTACCTCTACTACGCCTACCTTGACTACAAGTTCTCTCCGGCCCTCTCTATCAGGTTCGGTAAGCACAAGCTTCCGTACTCGAGGGTGTCCCGCGTTTCGTCCTCGAAGCAGCTCCTCGTCGAGCGGCCCGCGTCGACCGAGAAGGCGAAGAAACTTTTCGGCAACTACCACCCCTATAACCAGCCCGCGCTCAAGGTGGAGGGGAGGGCCATGCACGGGCTCATGGGCTACGCCCTCGCCGTAGCGGAGGGCTGGGAGGACGGGGAGACGATACGGAGCGGCAGGAGCGTGGACGACGCGGACCTTCTCTATGCAGGCAGGCTGGAGCTCTCACCGCCGGGATGGGTTGAGGGAAAAAATGGAAAGAAGGGAAAAAAAAGTGACGCGCATCTGGGGGAGGGGAGGCACCTGACCTTCGGGCTGTCTCTTGCCTCGCAGGACTCCATAGAGTACCGGGAGAACGGCTACGAGGAGGACAGGGAACTTTTCGGCTTCGATGTATCTTTCCACCGCGGCCCCTTTACCCTCCAGTTCGAGTACATCCGCTGGGAGGAGGACTCCGACGACCCGGCCGTGGACGAGAAGGAGCCCGAGGGGTGGTACGTGCAGGCCGGCTACTTCTTCGAGAGGTACGCCCTGGAGCCCGCCGTAAGGTACGAGGTCTACGACCAGGACACCGACTCTTCGAGCATGGAAGAGAAGACGACCACCGTCGGGGTTAACTGGTACGCCAAAGGCCACTCGGTGAAGCTCGGAATGAACTGGGTACACACCAGCTACGACAGGAACGCCGGCGGACGGCTCGCGCGCGACGATGACCGGGACGTCTTTCAGGTGCAGGGCCAGTTCTATTTCTAG
- the gltA gene encoding NADPH-dependent glutamate synthase has product MDPKEAKERMKLPRQSMGEQDPKERVGNFYEVPHGYTEKQAIEEAKRCIQCKKPLCVGGCPVNIDIPWFVRLIEEGKFVEAARKLKETNGLPAVCGRVCPQEDQCEKVCIVGKKGESVSIGKLERFAADYEREHGEISIPEIPSWTGKRVAVVGGGPAGLTAAGDLVKKGHKVTVFEALHMPGGVLVYGIPEFRLPKKIVASEVDYLKRMGVEIRCNEVVGKLETIDELLGNGYDAVFVGTGAGLPYFMNIPGENLVGVYSANEFLTRVNLMKAYQFPKYDTPVIRGDKVVVVGGGNTAMDAARTALRLCPEEVSIIYRRSREEMPARAEEVHHGEEEGLNFRILTNPVRFIGDKEGRLKAVECIKMELGEPDESGRRRPIPIKGSEVCIDCDVAIMAVGNGANPIVPQTTPDMKTNKWGNITIDQDTGRTSKKGVFSGGDIVRGGSTVILAMGDARRAADSIDDYLNTGEW; this is encoded by the coding sequence TTGGACCCGAAAGAAGCGAAAGAGAGGATGAAGCTCCCCAGGCAGTCCATGGGCGAGCAGGATCCCAAGGAGAGGGTCGGTAACTTCTACGAGGTCCCACACGGCTACACCGAAAAACAGGCGATAGAAGAGGCCAAGAGGTGCATCCAGTGCAAGAAACCGCTCTGCGTGGGAGGCTGCCCGGTAAATATAGATATACCCTGGTTCGTAAGGCTCATAGAAGAGGGCAAGTTCGTCGAGGCCGCGAGGAAGTTGAAGGAGACCAACGGCCTTCCGGCGGTCTGTGGCAGGGTCTGCCCGCAGGAGGACCAGTGCGAGAAGGTCTGTATCGTCGGTAAGAAGGGCGAGTCCGTATCCATAGGCAAGCTCGAGCGCTTCGCCGCCGACTACGAACGCGAGCACGGCGAGATCAGCATCCCAGAGATACCGAGCTGGACCGGCAAGCGGGTGGCCGTGGTCGGAGGCGGCCCGGCCGGGCTCACCGCCGCAGGAGACCTCGTCAAGAAGGGACACAAGGTCACGGTCTTCGAGGCGCTGCACATGCCCGGAGGGGTGCTCGTATACGGCATACCCGAGTTCCGGCTCCCGAAGAAGATCGTCGCCTCGGAGGTGGACTACCTTAAACGCATGGGGGTCGAGATAAGGTGTAACGAGGTCGTCGGGAAGTTAGAGACCATAGACGAGCTCCTCGGTAACGGTTACGACGCCGTCTTCGTCGGCACGGGCGCCGGGCTACCATACTTTATGAACATCCCCGGCGAGAACCTCGTCGGCGTCTACTCGGCCAACGAGTTCCTGACGAGAGTAAACCTCATGAAGGCCTACCAGTTTCCCAAGTACGACACCCCGGTAATAAGGGGTGACAAGGTGGTCGTGGTCGGCGGCGGCAACACGGCCATGGACGCGGCGAGGACCGCGTTAAGACTCTGCCCCGAAGAGGTATCGATAATATACAGGCGCTCCAGGGAAGAGATGCCCGCCCGTGCCGAGGAGGTACACCACGGCGAGGAGGAGGGGCTTAACTTCCGGATACTCACCAACCCCGTGCGCTTCATAGGGGATAAGGAGGGGCGCCTTAAGGCCGTCGAGTGCATAAAGATGGAGCTCGGCGAGCCGGACGAGTCCGGGAGACGCAGGCCCATCCCGATCAAGGGGTCCGAGGTCTGCATCGACTGCGACGTGGCCATAATGGCCGTAGGCAACGGCGCAAACCCCATTGTGCCGCAGACCACCCCCGATATGAAGACCAACAAGTGGGGCAACATCACCATTGACCAGGATACCGGCAGGACCAGCAAAAAGGGGGTCTTCTCCGGAGGGGACATCGTGCGCGGCGGGTCCACTGTAATTCTCGCCATGGGCGACGCCCGCCGGGCGGCGGACTCCATCGACGACTACCTGAATACCGGCGAGTGGTAG
- a CDS encoding sulfide/dihydroorotate dehydrogenase-like FAD/NAD-binding protein, translating into MYEIAEKKELAHMVYQIKVKAPKIAKKRKAGQFIVLRLNEHGERIPLTIVDSDTDAGTITIIVQEVGKTTGLLGAMKAGDNILDVVGPLGKPTHIEGIGTAVCVGGGIGAAVTYPIGAALKETGCKVHSIIGARTKSLLILEEEMRSVSDKLHITTDDGSYGHHGFVTDILKKLIADGVKIDLVVGVGPVPMMRAVSEVTRPHKIHTMVSLNPIMVDGTGMCGACRVSIGGKTEFVCVDGPEFDGHQVDFDELVRRNRSYLKEEKTAMEEFTYHEGTSCYERGGN; encoded by the coding sequence ATGTATGAGATAGCGGAGAAAAAAGAGCTGGCCCACATGGTCTACCAGATAAAGGTCAAGGCCCCGAAGATAGCTAAGAAGCGGAAGGCCGGGCAGTTCATCGTCCTGAGGCTTAACGAGCACGGCGAGCGCATACCGCTTACCATAGTGGACTCCGACACCGACGCCGGGACCATAACCATAATAGTGCAGGAGGTCGGCAAGACCACCGGCCTTCTCGGGGCCATGAAGGCGGGCGACAACATCCTCGACGTGGTGGGCCCCCTCGGAAAGCCCACCCATATAGAGGGCATAGGCACGGCCGTCTGCGTCGGCGGCGGCATAGGCGCGGCCGTTACCTACCCCATAGGCGCGGCGCTTAAGGAAACCGGCTGCAAGGTACACTCAATAATAGGGGCCAGGACAAAGAGCCTCCTCATACTCGAAGAAGAGATGCGCTCGGTAAGCGATAAGCTCCACATAACCACCGACGACGGCAGCTACGGCCACCACGGCTTCGTGACCGACATCTTGAAGAAGCTCATAGCGGACGGCGTTAAGATAGACCTCGTCGTTGGCGTCGGTCCGGTGCCGATGATGAGGGCCGTAAGCGAGGTCACCCGGCCGCACAAGATACATACAATGGTCAGCCTCAATCCCATAATGGTCGACGGCACGGGGATGTGCGGGGCGTGCAGGGTCTCCATAGGGGGGAAGACCGAGTTCGTCTGCGTGGACGGCCCGGAGTTCGACGGCCACCAGGTCGACTTCGACGAGCTCGTGCGCCGGAACCGCAGCTACTTGAAGGAAGAGAAGACCGCCATGGAGGAGTTCACCTACCACGAGGGTACTAGCTGTTACGAGAGGGGAGGGAACTGA
- a CDS encoding TlyA family RNA methyltransferase, whose protein sequence is MEKKRKVRLDKLVLERALVKSRQKAQALIMAGQILVDGRVVDKAGTAVDPESELSVKEALPYVSRGGVKLQGALDKFKIDAAGLTALDVGASTGGFTDCLLKRGAAKVIAVDVGKGLIDWGLRGDKRVKLLEGRNIRYLEPDEVGEKVGMAVIDVSFISLEKVIPRVKEFLKPGAVLLALVKPQFEVGKGEVGKGGIVKDPEKHRSVVERIRKFSVGEGFTPLGECDSPIKGAKGNKEFWLHLSFSAA, encoded by the coding sequence GTGGAGAAAAAGAGAAAGGTCAGGCTCGATAAGCTCGTCCTCGAAAGGGCCCTTGTAAAGAGCCGCCAGAAGGCACAGGCCCTTATAATGGCCGGCCAGATACTCGTGGACGGCCGGGTGGTGGACAAGGCCGGGACCGCCGTAGACCCGGAAAGCGAGCTCTCCGTAAAGGAAGCGCTCCCCTACGTAAGCCGCGGCGGGGTAAAACTCCAGGGGGCGCTCGATAAGTTCAAGATAGACGCTGCGGGGTTAACGGCGCTTGACGTGGGCGCCTCGACCGGGGGTTTTACCGATTGTCTCTTAAAGAGGGGGGCCGCGAAGGTTATAGCGGTGGATGTCGGGAAGGGGCTCATCGACTGGGGCCTCAGGGGGGATAAGAGGGTAAAACTTCTTGAGGGCCGCAACATCCGCTATCTCGAACCGGACGAAGTAGGAGAAAAGGTTGGGATGGCGGTCATAGACGTATCGTTCATTTCACTTGAGAAGGTTATCCCCAGGGTGAAAGAGTTTTTAAAGCCGGGTGCCGTGTTGCTCGCCCTCGTAAAGCCCCAGTTCGAGGTCGGCAAGGGAGAAGTCGGCAAGGGCGGGATCGTGAAAGACCCGGAAAAGCACCGCTCGGTAGTGGAGAGGATCCGAAAATTTTCCGTCGGTGAGGGTTTTACCCCCCTCGGCGAGTGCGACTCCCCCATAAAAGGGGCCAAGGGGAATAAGGAGTTCTGGTTACACCTGAGCTTTTCGGCCGCATGA